A genomic region of Prevotella scopos JCM 17725 contains the following coding sequences:
- a CDS encoding RloB family protein, translated as MEKRTLKDAEPKERYFSPTLQDSQPEIDEGVRELGKLFPFIISGGSNTERFYFTHINDTTKYKFNIRPKYFNDESNYIEAFKKRIEEILKANSDAKIFCVYDWDTIFPKTGNQEKDAKFREKYNKEIENGVITMCPSMPSIEYWFLLHFVNHTSLLKNYSKVSQLLAPYIKPCFPEQNQKNKLKKLLKAEKHLKNPQWVRILCEKGKLETAIKRAETNIQKAEEKNDLINQSFSYVYKIFNSWQ; from the coding sequence ATGGAAAAAAGAACTTTAAAAGACGCAGAACCCAAAGAGAGATATTTCTCTCCTACTTTACAAGATTCTCAACCAGAAATAGATGAAGGGGTAAGAGAATTAGGAAAACTCTTCCCTTTCATTATTAGTGGTGGATCTAATACTGAACGTTTTTATTTTACTCATATCAACGATACAACAAAGTATAAATTTAATATCCGCCCAAAATATTTCAATGACGAGTCAAACTATATAGAAGCTTTCAAGAAAAGAATAGAAGAAATCTTGAAAGCAAATTCTGATGCAAAGATTTTCTGCGTTTACGATTGGGATACAATATTCCCAAAAACTGGAAATCAAGAAAAAGATGCTAAATTCAGAGAAAAGTATAATAAAGAGATAGAAAATGGTGTTATTACAATGTGTCCTAGTATGCCAAGTATAGAATATTGGTTCTTGCTACACTTCGTGAACCATACCTCTTTGCTTAAAAATTATAGTAAAGTGTCGCAATTATTAGCCCCATATATAAAGCCTTGTTTCCCAGAACAAAATCAAAAGAACAAATTAAAAAAACTGCTTAAGGCAGAAAAACATTTGAAAAATCCACAATGGGTTAGAATCTTGTGTGAAAAAGGAAAATTAGAAACTGCTATCAAGCGAGCTGAAACAAACATACAAAAAGCAGAAGAAAAGAATGACCTGATAAATCAATCTTTTTCTTATGTTTATAAGATATTTAATAGCTGGCAATAA
- a CDS encoding TonB-dependent receptor, producing the protein MAQNSQGDSLTITGRVVDNKHQPMDGCILTIIQEKDSSILTSSVTNEDGRYAISYPRTNDNLLLSLTGFNIKRQVKRITPTSQTVNFTTTYESITLKEVEIKAKKLWGSRDTLNYLVSAYMKGQDRTIGDILKQLPGITLEGGMVKYQGVPINHFYIENMDMFAGKYSIATNGIKAEDVSTVQVMENHEHIKALQDQIPPESAAINLRLKKKAKGRWLKTIDLGVGFDSNGFLREVNAALMYFAQRQQHVFYYETDNNGSSVDWFKSYYDGSNIGASRLTSIIFPGSSPVGKSLRNNQHNLCFSNLNKLSETAEIKYNITYRHDIQRQSSYSQTTYLLPDASTRMMTEDISARNTTNAATMQLHFENNGSKTYLKNTLDLSGNWSDDNGLTLSNNARILQHAFNRNLGLNNHTEWIQRTTNGGGFKLKTTNFVQTNPQALAIEGDMQARQDARLSNMGSYNSLTLIRNIRKHNWTIAPSAELNIEYVGLKSLLNDTAVTMATSGDMGYLQMKSNLGANLQYVKNTFRLSFNLPLSLNYTKVDNEPIANETTKGKRTTLLFSPSFTMLWKATDNWTLSAGGSYGMFPTSWRSLFTAYLMSNYRTLNRYKMNLSENKSATIHGKIHYKNIPHQFFAYLSGAVSRSWSDMIYGTTIDQNAHTLLQAEYAPNHQNNFSMTANIRKEITWHDMSIGATADYSTNTSKILRQSVITDYQYNSFFVSANLAFNLIKNIRLTENCRWAISQSQSGNYKNMIRNFSYETSLSMTFIPDRLILNTNLQYTHNSGFTDKKDYTFMNLSITFKTKKKIQFVLNVDNVFNTKTFIYRSNSNLSESYTLYQLRPRSVMLTTHFAL; encoded by the coding sequence ATGGCTCAGAATAGTCAGGGAGACTCTCTGACTATTACTGGGCGTGTGGTTGATAATAAACATCAACCTATGGATGGCTGTATTCTTACAATCATACAAGAAAAGGATTCTTCCATTCTTACCAGTAGCGTGACCAATGAAGATGGCAGATACGCTATCAGCTATCCACGAACAAATGACAATCTTCTTTTAAGCCTGACAGGATTCAATATAAAACGGCAGGTAAAACGGATAACTCCAACGAGTCAGACCGTTAACTTCACCACCACCTACGAGAGTATCACACTGAAAGAAGTGGAGATAAAGGCAAAAAAGCTATGGGGAAGTAGGGACACACTGAACTACTTGGTCTCTGCCTATATGAAAGGACAGGACAGAACCATTGGTGATATTCTCAAACAGCTGCCAGGTATCACGTTAGAAGGTGGCATGGTGAAGTATCAAGGTGTACCTATCAACCATTTCTACATTGAGAACATGGATATGTTTGCGGGCAAATATAGCATCGCCACGAATGGCATTAAGGCAGAGGATGTCAGTACGGTACAGGTGATGGAAAACCATGAACACATCAAGGCATTGCAGGATCAGATACCACCTGAATCGGCAGCTATCAACTTAAGGCTAAAGAAGAAAGCAAAGGGCAGATGGCTAAAGACCATAGACTTAGGGGTAGGCTTCGATTCTAATGGTTTTTTGAGAGAGGTCAATGCTGCCCTTATGTACTTCGCGCAAAGACAACAGCACGTTTTCTATTACGAAACAGATAATAACGGTTCAAGCGTTGATTGGTTTAAATCATACTATGATGGGAGTAATATCGGAGCCTCTCGCCTAACATCCATCATCTTTCCGGGGTCGTCTCCTGTAGGTAAGAGTCTACGTAACAATCAGCATAACCTATGTTTCAGCAATCTCAACAAACTAAGCGAAACGGCGGAAATAAAGTATAACATAACTTACAGGCACGATATCCAACGGCAAAGTAGCTATTCGCAAACCACTTATCTGCTCCCCGATGCAAGCACTCGTATGATGACCGAAGACATTTCTGCACGTAATACGACGAACGCTGCCACAATGCAGTTGCATTTTGAGAACAACGGCAGTAAGACTTATCTTAAAAACACACTTGACTTATCAGGGAACTGGAGTGACGACAATGGACTAACTTTGTCAAACAATGCACGTATTCTGCAACATGCCTTTAACAGAAACTTAGGGCTGAACAATCACACAGAATGGATTCAGCGTACAACCAATGGAGGAGGTTTTAAGCTGAAAACAACCAACTTTGTACAGACAAATCCACAAGCTCTCGCCATTGAAGGGGACATGCAGGCAAGACAAGATGCAAGACTCTCAAACATGGGAAGTTACAACAGCCTCACTTTGATAAGAAACATCCGAAAACACAACTGGACCATTGCGCCTTCCGCAGAACTGAATATTGAATATGTGGGACTGAAAAGTCTATTAAACGATACAGCTGTGACAATGGCGACGAGCGGAGACATGGGCTACTTGCAAATGAAAAGCAACTTGGGAGCCAACCTACAATATGTCAAAAACACTTTCCGTCTATCGTTCAATCTGCCTTTATCGCTCAACTATACAAAGGTGGATAACGAACCGATAGCTAACGAGACGACGAAAGGAAAGCGCACAACCCTACTCTTCTCGCCATCTTTTACAATGCTTTGGAAAGCAACAGACAATTGGACGCTTTCTGCAGGAGGGAGTTACGGGATGTTTCCTACGAGTTGGAGAAGTCTGTTCACTGCTTATCTAATGAGCAACTATAGGACACTGAACCGCTACAAGATGAATCTATCGGAAAACAAATCGGCAACTATACATGGGAAGATACACTACAAGAATATCCCGCATCAGTTCTTTGCCTACCTCTCTGGGGCGGTTAGTCGCTCATGGAGTGACATGATTTATGGTACGACAATCGACCAGAATGCGCATACACTACTGCAAGCTGAATATGCTCCGAACCACCAGAACAACTTCTCTATGACGGCGAATATACGAAAGGAGATTACTTGGCACGACATGAGTATCGGGGCAACAGCTGATTATTCGACTAACACAAGCAAGATACTACGTCAGTCTGTCATCACCGACTATCAGTATAATAGTTTCTTTGTCTCTGCTAATCTTGCCTTTAATCTTATCAAGAACATCCGACTAACAGAGAACTGTCGATGGGCAATTTCTCAATCACAGTCGGGTAACTATAAAAATATGATTCGCAATTTTAGCTATGAAACTTCGCTCTCCATGACTTTTATCCCTGACAGACTGATACTTAACACCAACCTACAATACACGCATAACAGTGGTTTTACGGATAAAAAGGATTACACCTTTATGAATCTTAGCATCACATTTAAAACAAAAAAGAAGATACAATTCGTTCTGAACGTCGATAATGTCTTCAATACAAAAACCTTTATCTATCGTTCTAACAGCAATCTTTCCGAAAGCTACACCCTCTACCAGCTTCGTCCAAGAAGTGTGATGCTAACTACCCACTTTGCTTTATAA
- a CDS encoding AAA family ATPase, which translates to MIQELKIKNFISFKEEVKFSFEASKDTFAESSQVVKVNENTRLLRFAVVYGYNASGKTNLLKAFKFLKDFWFKKQSDAYDGTNVKPFKLDQSSEKNPSTFDLIFFVEGIKYRYQLELNQSVVLLEKLSYYKSSQPIKLFERTLENGQTAISFGANLKVSKAIKDNITLLCLNNMSFFAAREQLNAKIPLIDDVKEWLRRKFMETITPSTYLTLYAQRKLSNDNDLKKYIIDFLHEADFNISDISSETVENALPKEILDLVLKIKEPSTIGKSKLSDKKIRTDFYHTVERNGESETYPLSLDDKEESNGTVRTFGIETAIHSALKRNAFLAIDEIETSFHPYLLEKILYEFLRSESQSQLLVSTHNDGLLDLVNDLIREDCVWFTEKQKSGITDLYKLNDFRGLKNLISIREAYRNKRFGATMGSSWKKEL; encoded by the coding sequence ATGATACAAGAATTAAAAATAAAAAACTTTATCTCATTTAAAGAAGAAGTAAAGTTTAGTTTCGAAGCATCAAAAGATACATTTGCAGAATCTTCTCAAGTCGTAAAAGTTAACGAGAATACACGGCTTCTGCGTTTTGCTGTCGTCTATGGTTATAATGCCTCTGGCAAAACAAATTTGCTAAAAGCTTTTAAGTTTTTAAAAGATTTTTGGTTTAAAAAGCAAAGTGATGCTTATGATGGGACTAACGTAAAGCCATTTAAATTGGATCAAAGCTCTGAGAAAAATCCATCTACTTTTGATTTAATATTTTTCGTAGAAGGAATTAAATACCGATATCAATTAGAATTAAACCAATCGGTTGTTCTTCTTGAGAAACTTTCATACTATAAAAGCTCCCAGCCCATCAAGCTATTCGAAAGAACTTTGGAAAATGGACAAACTGCAATCTCATTTGGCGCCAACTTGAAAGTTAGTAAAGCCATAAAGGATAATATTACCTTATTATGTTTGAACAACATGTCTTTCTTTGCCGCACGTGAGCAATTAAATGCAAAGATTCCACTAATTGATGACGTGAAAGAGTGGTTGAGACGTAAATTTATGGAAACAATTACCCCCTCAACATATTTAACCTTATATGCTCAAAGAAAATTATCAAATGATAATGACCTTAAGAAATACATCATTGATTTTCTTCATGAAGCAGACTTTAATATTTCTGACATATCATCAGAAACAGTAGAAAATGCTTTACCTAAAGAAATATTAGACCTAGTATTGAAGATTAAAGAACCCTCTACTATTGGTAAGAGCAAACTTAGTGATAAGAAAATTCGCACAGATTTTTATCATACGGTTGAACGCAATGGTGAATCAGAGACATATCCTTTAAGCTTAGACGATAAAGAGGAATCTAATGGAACTGTTCGAACTTTCGGCATCGAAACTGCGATACATTCTGCTTTGAAAAGAAATGCTTTTCTTGCCATTGATGAGATAGAAACATCATTTCACCCCTACCTACTTGAGAAAATACTTTATGAGTTCCTCAGAAGCGAATCACAATCGCAACTTTTAGTTTCAACACACAATGATGGTTTGCTGGACTTAGTCAATGATTTGATACGAGAAGATTGTGTATGGTTTACTGAGAAGCAAAAATCAGGTATTACCGACCTGTACAAACTAAATGATTTCCGAGGATTGAAGAATCTAATTTCTATTAGGGAAGCTTATCGAAACAAACGCTTTGGAGCCACAATGGGATCATCATGGAAAAAAGAACTTTAA
- a CDS encoding GLPGLI family protein: MNSKIKLLLIALTLSLSANAQKMKEQDIFKHTAIDTTQLIVSYDLTVKYDLSGQNNPDLEKVYTYIGRKVCQSFVESEHNADLRMAKAFLRNGKRGSRASMKLVANVGETYIGYPKGKTTVIYNMDGAGSYLYQEATPKMQWKITTEHKTLLDYDCTAATCSYRGRNYKVWFTTKIPLSYGPWKFTGLPGLVMEAETKEGDYHWTVTGIEKPKTATPIYFLDRNYVKTSRENTRKQERLLLKDPAGYLESYGYNFTTTNFNGQVVKLTLFTFDNPLERE, from the coding sequence ATGAATTCGAAGATTAAACTACTACTAATTGCACTAACCTTGTCGCTATCTGCAAATGCACAAAAAATGAAGGAACAGGATATTTTTAAGCACACAGCAATCGACACGACGCAGCTGATTGTTTCTTATGACCTAACCGTTAAATATGACCTATCAGGACAGAATAATCCTGATCTTGAAAAGGTATATACTTACATCGGACGTAAGGTTTGCCAGAGTTTTGTGGAGAGTGAACATAATGCTGACCTAAGAATGGCTAAAGCCTTTCTACGTAATGGAAAGCGAGGCTCAAGAGCATCTATGAAACTCGTGGCTAATGTTGGTGAAACCTATATTGGCTATCCAAAGGGAAAGACAACAGTGATTTACAATATGGACGGAGCTGGCTCTTACCTTTATCAAGAGGCTACTCCAAAAATGCAATGGAAGATTACAACCGAGCATAAAACACTTTTAGATTACGATTGTACAGCCGCAACCTGTTCTTATCGTGGAAGAAATTATAAGGTATGGTTCACCACCAAGATTCCGCTTTCCTATGGTCCGTGGAAGTTTACAGGACTGCCGGGATTAGTTATGGAGGCTGAAACCAAAGAGGGAGATTATCATTGGACGGTTACAGGCATAGAAAAGCCTAAGACAGCAACGCCTATCTATTTCCTTGACAGGAACTATGTAAAGACTTCTCGTGAGAACACCCGAAAGCAAGAGAGGCTATTGCTGAAAGATCCTGCAGGCTACCTTGAGAGTTATGGCTACAACTTCACTACGACTAATTTCAATGGACAAGTTGTGAAACTAACGCTCTTTACATTCGACAATCCTTTGGAACGAGAATGA
- a CDS encoding nucleoside 2-deoxyribosyltransferase, with product MEKKVYFAGSIRGGREDTAVYKRMIDYINKTDIVLTEHIGLGSLSVKARTKEDDVHIYERDTEWLRSSDVLIAECTNPSHGVGYELAYAEARNIPVHIFYDKRKANISAMLNGNAYFKVYPYENEAEIYPVLDKILGNK from the coding sequence ATGGAGAAGAAGGTTTATTTCGCAGGTTCTATCCGTGGTGGTAGGGAGGATACGGCTGTGTATAAGCGGATGATAGACTATATCAACAAGACCGATATAGTACTTACGGAGCATATCGGTTTAGGAAGTTTGAGCGTAAAAGCGAGAACAAAAGAAGATGATGTGCATATATATGAGCGTGATACAGAGTGGCTTAGATCATCAGATGTGCTGATAGCAGAATGTACGAACCCCTCTCATGGTGTTGGTTATGAATTGGCATACGCTGAGGCTCGTAATATCCCTGTCCATATCTTCTATGACAAGCGCAAAGCCAATATCTCTGCAATGCTGAATGGTAACGCCTATTTTAAGGTTTATCCATACGAGAACGAAGCGGAGATATATCCCGTTCTGGATAAAATCTTAGGAAATAAGTAG